One Methanolobus sp. WCC4 DNA segment encodes these proteins:
- a CDS encoding tetratricopeptide repeat protein: MDGSATNEELLLRQSDILIADGEYEKAISCLDEILEHNPEDEGALSLKGLAYCLKGEPETGIAIFEEALEIDPFSRTVLITFADACLHSSMPEKSLEILERAIGYYPQDDGLVMLKQVILGARNRSSVNSYFN, translated from the coding sequence ATGGATGGTTCTGCTACAAATGAAGAGCTCCTTCTACGTCAGTCCGATATCCTGATCGCTGACGGGGAATACGAAAAAGCGATATCCTGTCTGGATGAGATCCTTGAACATAATCCAGAGGATGAAGGGGCCCTGTCACTCAAAGGACTTGCCTATTGCCTTAAAGGTGAACCTGAAACAGGAATTGCTATCTTTGAGGAAGCTCTTGAGATAGATCCTTTCTCCAGGACCGTGCTCATAACCTTTGCAGATGCATGTCTTCATTCATCGATGCCTGAAAAGTCACTGGAGATCCTGGAAAGGGCGATAGGTTATTACCCGCAGGATGACGGGCTCGTAATGCTGAAACAGGTCATACTTGGTGCAAGGAACCGCAGCAGTGTCAATTCATATTTCAACTGA
- a CDS encoding B12-binding domain-containing protein: MDEGSSLNNIESIEGYELRIGQMEADKPLKPLFQKIIEKARDSILNFDSVEAESAVREAVDAGMDPVDLIENGFIEGMKEMGDRFENGDVPLLHIMAASRIMEKGLSMLKRCASERHMDLNMFGNIALSI; the protein is encoded by the coding sequence ATGGACGAGGGATCTTCTCTGAACAATATAGAAAGCATAGAAGGATACGAATTAAGGATTGGTCAAATGGAAGCTGACAAACCGTTAAAACCATTATTTCAGAAGATAATAGAAAAAGCACGGGACTCTATTCTGAACTTTGACAGCGTCGAGGCCGAATCTGCCGTAAGGGAAGCGGTGGATGCAGGCATGGACCCGGTTGATCTGATAGAGAACGGATTCATTGAGGGAATGAAAGAAATGGGTGACCGCTTTGAGAATGGAGATGTCCCGCTTCTGCATATCATGGCAGCATCAAGGATCATGGAAAAAGGTCTTTCAATGCTGAAACGTTGTGCAAGTGAGAGACATATGGACCTGAACATGTTCGGGAACATCGCTTTGAGTATATGA